One segment of Alnus glutinosa chromosome 2, dhAlnGlut1.1, whole genome shotgun sequence DNA contains the following:
- the LOC133860198 gene encoding ERBB-3 BINDING PROTEIN 1-like codes for MHNFGENEVYDVDIVTSTGEGKPKLLDEKQTTIYKRAIDRNYNLKMKESRFICRLLEEKRGQLGLVECVLHEKPGRKLLSWLILWSDSLTVDIVTSHPEQELLPTKTIDHPESRPNLCNGIGGGRKKHGKKGDKAESSTKSEHMDATTNGVATHPKSIMVGGHITQLSLTK; via the exons ATGCATAATTTTGGGGAGAATGAAGTTTATGATGTTGATATTGTAACAAGCACAGGTGAAGGCAAG CCTAAGCTGTTGGATGAGAAACAGACGACTATTTATAAGAGAGCCATTGACAGGAACTACAACTTGAAGATGAAAGAATCTAGGTTTATTTGCA GACTCTTGGAGGAGAAGAGGGGTCAGCTGGGTTTGGTGGAGTGTGTTCTTCATGAGAAGCCGGGTAGGAAACTTCTGTCTTGGTTAATACTCTGGTCAGATTCACTCACAGTTGAT ATAGTCACATCTCATCCTGAGCAGGAGCTGCTGCCCACAAAGACGATAGATCATCCTGAATCAAGGCCTAATTTATGTAATGGAATTGGTGGTGGAAGGAAGAAGCATG GTAAAAAGGGTGACAAAGCTGAGTCTTCAACAAAATCTGAGCATATGGATGCAACAACAAACGGTGTTGCTACCCATCCCAAGA GCATTATGGTTGGTGGGCACATAACTCAGCTCTCGTTGACAAAGTAG
- the LOC133860719 gene encoding putative disease resistance protein RGA4: protein MSLKSSGTRFPPSKLCFWMRRSSRPTTMQQAIFEADDLLDDFSIELLQRQVMAGYNKAKEARIFFCKSNQLVYCLKMGQRIKAVRVKLNEIAEDKNNFNFTPHLIETQLEHRRREDTHSFVLEEEVIGREDEKKAVKALLFDFNVKENVSIIPIVGIGGQGKTTLAQYVYNDEEVQRHFDLRLWACVSVPFDVKTIVQKLIESATKKRPESCQIDSLQSQLRVTIGGKRYLLVLDDVWNENTNKWSDLKNLLVGGLRGSKVLVTTRNGKVADITRTASPYFLGGLPESNSWDLFKKMTFKDREEPKNPMLVEIGKEIVKKCAKVPLAIRSVGSLLYFKNSEVEWLKFQTNKLYEINQQDNDIFPILKLSYDHLPPHLKQCFAFCSLFPKDFKIGVEVLIQLWIAQGFIHSSGRTICLEDVGRKYFMDLLWRSFFQDMQRNEYDDIVSCKMHDLIHDLAQFVARDECLISNPNAIKVVERTRHVAFDSLHSVRDILAPLLKADRLRTLLLRHPGYEFHPLVLEGNKRVYGTLISSFKCLRALNLSHSNIQKVANSIGKLKHLRYLDLSWNGGIKLLPASITKLQNLQTLILDFCSRLKELPKDTRNLISLRHLALDGCDSLTHMPHGLGKLTALQTLSFYILGKKDSYFPKQKGGLGDLDGLVELRGRLRIKGLEHLRSSPLEAKAANLERKQYLRILELEWDCFHIEAGYDSDKAIANDEQLLQNLRAHLNLKELMIEGYAGVRFSGWVSLLSNLVKITIMNCKWCNHIPPLDRFPFLKYLSLHKLSALEYINNDASEVSSSSLESLRLENLPKMRGWWRMREVVTTEHEQNYNLPLFPSFPSLSSLYIGNCSLRSIMGAVAPGSEITPSSSSPFSILSKLKYLKLYLLEEHEYLQEEWLQNLTSLEMLDIWACPKLQISISPLFQHLAALEDMSIVYCKNLISNEDEEGAQCLRPTTLRRLQIVNVTSLVSLPRELRHATALQLLNISDCPSLVSLPEWIADLTSLQKLQIHGCPRLGERCQEGIGEDWPKIAHIPDFSNDWA from the exons ATGAGCTTAAAAAGCTCGGGAACACGGTTTCCACCATCCAAGCTGTGCTTTTGGATGCGGAGGAGCAGCAGGCCCACAACCATGCAGCAGGCCATTTTTGAAGCCGACGACTTGCTGGATGACTTCTCCATTGAACTTCTACAGCGACAAGTCATGGCAGGGTATAACAAGGCAAAAGAG GCACGCATATTCTTTTGCAAATCGAACCAGCTTGTTTATTGCCTTAAAATGGGTCAAAGGATCAAGGCAGTTAGAGTAAAACTGAATGAAATCGCAGAGGATAAGAATAACTTTAACTTCACTCCACACCTTATAGAGACACAGCTCGAGCATAGGAGGAGAGAAGATACACACTCTTTTGTACTTGAGGAAGAAGTCATTGGGAGAGAGGACGAAAAGAAGGCTGTTAAAGCGCTGTTATTTGATTTCAATGTGAAAGAGAACGTTTCCATCATTCCCATAGTTGGGATTGGTGGACAAGGGAAGACCACGCTTGCTCAGTATGTGTACAATGACGAGGAGGTCCAAAGACATTTTGATCTGAGGCTTTGGGCATGCGTCTCTGTTCCTTTTGACGTAAAAACTATTGTTCAAAAGCTCATAGAATCAGCAACTAAGAAGAGACCTGAAAGTTGTCAAATAGATTCGTTGCAAAGTCAACTTCGAGTAACAATTGGTGGGAAGCGATACTTACTTGTTTTAGACGATGTATGGAATGAGAATACAAATAAATGGTCCGACTTGAAAAATCTGTTGGTGGGTGGCTTGAGGGGAAGCAAAGTTTTGGTTACCACACGGAACGGAAAAGTTGCAGACATTACACGCACAGCTTCACCATATTTTTTGGGAGGTCTACCTGAAAGTAATTCTTGggatttatttaagaaaatgacATTTAAAGATAGGGAGGAGCCAAAGAATCCAATGCTAGTAGAAATTGGAAAGGAGATCGTAAAGAAGTGTGCAAAAGTTCCTCTTGCTATAAGGAGCGTAGGGAGTCTGTTATATTTCAAAAATTCGGAGGTTGAATGGTTGAAATTTCAAACCAATAAACTTTACGAAATAAATCAACAAGACAATGATATTTTTCCAATACTAAAGCTGAGTTATGATCATCTCCCACCACACTTGAAACAATGTTTTGCTTTTTGTTCACTGTTTccaaaagattttaaaattggAGTGGAAGTGTTGATTCAGCTATGGATAGCGCAAGGCTTTATTCATTCGTCAGGCAGAACAATATGTCTTGAAGATGTTGGTCGCAAGTATTTTATGGATTTGCTTTGGAGGTCGTTTTTTCAAGACATGCAAAGAAATGAATATGATGATATAGTAAGTTGCAAAATGCATGACCTTATACATGATCTTGCACAATTTGTAGCAAGGGATGAGTGCTTAATTTCAAATCCAAATGCAATAAAAGTAGTTGAAAGAACTCGCCATGTGGCATTCGATTCTTTACATTCAGTAAGAGATATCCTAGCTCCTTTGCTCAAGGCAGACAGATTGAGAACGCTTCTTCTACGACATCCAGGATATGAATTCCATCCGCTAGTACTCGAGGGGAATAAGCGAGTCTATGGTACACttatttcaagttttaaatgCTTGCGTGCTTTGAATTTGAGTCACTCGAATATCCAAAAAGTGGCAAATTCTATTGGCAAGTTAAAGCATCTAAGATATCTCGATCTTTCTTGGAATGGTGGTATCAAACTACTCCCCGCTTCTATAACTAAATTGCAGAATTTGCAAACACTAATACTTGACTTTTGTAGCCGGCTTAAAGAATTGCCAAAAGACACTAGAAACTTGATTAGCCTTAGGCATCTTGCGCTTGATGGGTGTGACAGCTTGACTCATATGCCGCATGGACTGGGAAAGTTGACCGCTCTCCAAACACTGTCGTTTTACATTTTAGGGAAGAAGGATAGTTATTTTCCAAAGCAAAAGGGTGGGCTAGGCGATCTGGATGGTTTAGTTGAGTTGAGAGGAAGATTACGTATCAAGGGTTTAGAGCACTTGAGATCTTCTCCATTAGAAGCCAAGGCTGCAAACTTGGAGAGGAAACAATACCTTCGAATACTGGAATTAGAGTGGGACTGTTTTCATATAGAAGCTGGTTATGATAGTGATAAGGCAATTGCAAATGATGAACAGCTGTTGCAAAACCTTCGGGCACAcctaaatttgaaagaattaatGATAGAAGGGTATGCAGGCGTGAGGTTCTCCGGCTGGGTGTCCTTGCTCTCGAATTTGGTTAAAATTACCATAATGAATTGTAAATGGTGCAATCATATCCCACCATTGGACCGATTCCCTTTTCTCAAGTATCTTTCTCTTCATAAATTGAGTGCGCTGGAgtacataaacaatgatgccaGTGAAGTGTCCTCTTCATCTCTTGAAAGTCTCAGACTTGAAAATTTGCCTAAGATGAGGGGATGGTGGAGGATGAGGGAAGTAGTAACAACAGAGCATGAGCAAAATTATAATCTTCCATTATTCCCATCATTTCCAAGCCTTTCTTCTTTATATATCGGGAATTGCTCTTTAAGGTCCATAATGGGAGCCGTAGCACCAGGGAGCGAAATAACACCCTCCTCTTCCTCACCCTTTTCCATTCTCTCCAAATTGAAGTATCTTAAACTTTATCTTTTAGAGGAACATGAATATCTGCAAGAGGAGTGGCTGCAAAACCTAACTTCTCTTGAGATGCTGGATATTTGGGCGTGTCCTAAACTACAAATATCCATCTCTCCACTCTTTCAACATCTTGCTGCGCTTGAAGATATGTCGATTGTTTACTGCAAAAATCTTATCAGCAATGAGGATGAAGAGGGCGCGCAATGCCTTCGACCTACAACACTTCGTCGGCTACAAATAGTAAACGTTACAAGCTTGGTGTCTCTCCCAAGGGAGCTTAGACATGCTACTGCTCTGCAATTGCTTAACATTTCGGACTGCCCTAGTTTGGTGTCTTTACCAGAGTGGATAGCCGACCTCACTTCACTTCAGAAACTTCAGATCCACGGTTGTCCTCGCTTGGGGGAAAGATGTCAAGAAGGAATAGGCGAGGATTGGCCAAAAATTGCCCACATCCCAGACTTTTCGAATGATTGGGCTTAA